The segment CCTGGCTGACGCCGACCGAGCAGCGGATCAACAAGGAGCTGCTCCCGACCGGTGAGCTGTATTCGAAGTACCAGCTGGGCGGCTTGCTTCGCGGCGACAGTGCGGCGCGGGCGACGTTCTACCGGGCGATGCGTGACGTCGGCGCCTACTCCGCGAACGACATCCTCGACAAGGAAGACATGCCGCCACTGGAGGGCCCGGAGGGCGACCTGCACCTGCAGCCGCTGTACATGGCCCCGCTGGGCTCCGACCCGCTCGGCGCCACCGGCGCCGCGGCGGACACAAACGCCGCCCGTGCGGCCGCCCTGATGGCCGAGGCGGCCCGGCTGATGCAGACCCCTGACGAGACCGGAGAGAGCACATGAGGACGCTGACGAGGACGACGACTGAGGAGCGCCGCCGTCTGCCGTTGTCCACGGCAGAGGTCGTGGTGCGGGCCGCCGACAGCGGTGCGGGTGATGCGGTGGGTGAGCGGTTCACCGGGTACGCCGCGGTGTTCAACTCGCGTACCGCCATCGGCAATCCGCTGCGGTGGGGGTTCTACGAGGAGGTCGCGCCCGGGGCGTTCACCAAGACCCTGGCCGAGGGTGACGCCCGGATGCTCATCGACCACGACAGCTACTACGTGGTCTCCCGGGTCTCCGCCGGCTCGCTGGGCCTGGCCGAGGACGCGACCGGCCTGGCCGTCGACTCGGCGCTGGACACCGAGTTGTCGTACGTCGGGGACCTCAAGGCCAATGTCCGCAACGGCAACATCACCGGCATGAGCTTCGGGTTCTACGTCATCAAGGACGACTGGACGATCGAGACCGTCGAGACCTCCGACGGTCAGAGCGCCGAGGTCGAGGTGAGGCGCATCCTCGAGGTGCGCCTGATCGAGGTCTCCGCGGTGACGTTCCCGGCCTACGTCGACACCGAGGCGGAACTGGCCAGCGTGGCCAGCGCGCTGGTGCAGCGCGGGGACCGCAGTGCGATCGAACGCCGTGCCGCGTTCCGTCCGGAGCTGCGCGACCTGCTGCAGCTGGTCGGCGTGGACACCACAGACCGGGCTGCAGGGCCCGGGACCGAAGTGCCGAATTCTGAGATCGACCGCGAGCCGGGTGAGTCCACTCGTGAGAGCAGCACCGAGGACATCAAGACCACCGAGCCGGCTGTGTCCACTCGGCTGTCACGTGCCTCGGTCGACCTGGCCATGAGCGGGCTGGCTGCCCGCTACGGCCTGACCAAGTAACCGACTCACCCCGCGCGCCCGGCCACGGCCGGGTGTTCGGCATGCCCCTGAGAGGAAGGGCCCATGCCCACACCGCAGCTGACTCGTCTCGTCGACGAGCAGAACACGACATGGCAGCGGATGCTTGCCATCCGGTCCGCCGCCGAGGCCGAAAGCCGCGACCTCACCGCCGAGGAGCGCACCAACTGGGACGCCGCCGAGACGCGGCTGACCGAGGTCTCCGGCGACATCGACCGCCTGAACCGCATGGCCGGCCTGGAGAACATCGACCGGTCCCAGATCATCACCGCCGGCGGCCGGGAGAACGAGGACCGGGGCACCGACGAGGAGGCCGATCGCCGCTACCGCGAGGCGTTCGCCCGCTACATGCGGCGCGGCATGGACGGACTGCTGCCCGAGCAGCGCCAGCTGCTCATGGAGCACGAGGTCGACGTGCGCGCGCAGGGCACGGGCGTCGACACCTCCGGCGGGTTCCTGGTACCGGACGAGTTCCGCAACGAGCTCACCGAGACGATGAAGGCGTTCGGCGGGCTGCTCGGCCTGGCCAACGTCATCACGACCTCGACCGGCGCGGACCTGCCGTGGCCGACGAACGACGACACCGGCAACGAGGGCGAGATCCTCGGCGAGAACCAGCCCGCCAGCGAGCTCGACCTCACCCTGGGACAGCGGAAGCTGAAGGCCTACACCTTCTCCTCCAAGCAGACCCGGGTCGCCCTGGCGCTGCTGCAGGACTCGGCGTTCAACCTCGACCAGTGGCTGCCGAAGAAGCAGGGCGAGCGCATCGGCCGCCGCGCCGCCCGGGCGTTCATCACCGGCACCGGCACGGACCAGCCCGAGGGCATCACGACCAACGCCACCGTCGGCAAGACCGGCCTGGCCGGACAGGTCACGTCGGTCATCTACGACGACCTGGTCGACCTCGAGCACTCCGTCGACAGCGCCTACCGGGCGACCAGCGCCTACCTGATGAACGACAGCATGCTCAAGGTCATCCGCAAGCTGAAGGACACCCAGGGGCGTCCGCTGTGGGTGCCGATCCCGGCGCCCGGCTTCCCCGCCACGATCAACGGGTTCACCTACCACCTGGACAACTCGATGCCGACCCCGGCGGCGTCGGCGAAGTCCATCGCGTTCGGCGACTTCAAGGCCGGCTACATCATCCGCCAGGTCCTCGACGTGCAGATGCTGCGCCTGGTCGAGCGGTACGCGGAGTACCTGCAGGTGGGGTTCCTGTCCTTCGCCCGCCTGGACGGCATGATCGACGACTCTGCCGCGATCCGCCTCTACCAGCACCCGGCCAGCTGACCGACCCATCCCGATGCCCGGGGCCCGCGCTGTGGCCCCGGGCTCAGGTACGACCTGAGAGGAGGGCGTCGTGAAGGACGCCTACAGCAACATCACCCTGCGCGAGACGCTGTCGATCGCCACCCGCACCGCGTCGGCGAACGGCACCGGCGTGGACCGCAACACCAGCGGCATGATGTGCCAGGACGCGATGATCGTGGTCCACACTGGGACCATCACCGACGGCACCCACACCGTCGAGGTCCAGGACTCCGACGACAACACCACGTTCGCCGCGGTCGCCGACGCCTACCTGCAGGGCACCGAGCCCGCGATCGTCGCGGCCGACGACAACAAGCTGTTCATCATCGGCTACAAGGGCCCCAAGCGATACCTGCGTGTCGCCGTGACCGCAGCCGGCACCACCACCGGCGGCGTGTACGGCGCGACAGTCGTGCTGGCCGACCCGCGGGTCGCGCCGGTGGTGCACGGCTGATGGCACGCATTCGTGTGCTGGAGGCCGTGGCCGGCGACGACTTCTCCTGGGCACCAGGCGACATCGTCGACCTGCCCCAAGAGACCGCCGCCGGCTGGGCCGACGGTCACCGCGCGGTCTGGGCCGACGGCGACAACCCGGCTACCGGCGAGGCCCGGCCGTACGAGCTGCCGCCCCTGGTCACCACAGCCGACGGAGTGGAGCTCGAGGTCGTCCAGGCGGTCGTCCAGACCGTCCACGACCCCACCGCCGATCCCGGCAGCCCTGACCCGGTGCGGTGGTCGGTGACCATAGCCCTGCCCGCCGTTGCCGCGCTGGACCCGGCCGCCGTCGTGACGGACGGCTCTGGGGTCACGGTCGACGGGGGCGTGGCCGATGCGGTCACCGGCGGGTCCGGAGACGGCGATATGCAGCAGCTGCGCGAGGGCGGCTTCGACCCGATCACCCATCCCATCCGCGAGGTGCTCGCCTACCTCGGGACCGTCTCGGAGCAGGAGGTGCTGCACGTGCTGGCACTGGAGGAGGCAGGCGAGGACCGCAAGGGAATCGCCCGCGAAAGGGACGCCCTGCTAGAAGCGGCCCAAGCACGCGACGCCGCGGCCGAGCAGACCGGCGACGGCGACCAGCTGGCCGCGGAGAAGACCGCCGACCTCTCGCGGGGTGGCGGGCGCGGCAACGGGATCGAGACCCGGTGAAGGGGGTGGTGAACGGTGTCGTTCGATCTCGGTGAGAACGTCAGGCTGGAGGCGGAGTGTCGGGCTCCGGGCGGCACGCTCACCACCGCCACCACCGCTGTGCTGACCATCACCCGGCCGGACGGCACCACGGCCACCCCGACCGTGCCGGACCCGGGCGAGACCGGCAAGTACCGGGTCGACTATGTCCCGGTGCAGGCCGGTCGGCATTCGGTGCGGTGGCTGTTCACCTCGCCTGCCAGTGCGTACACCGACAGCTTCGATGTGCGCGAGGCAGTCCCGCCGATGCTGGTGTCGCTGGCCGACATGAAGGCCCACATGCGGATCACCAGCACCAGCACCGACGGCGAGCTGCGCGGCTGGATCGAGAGCGCCACCGAGGGTGTGGAGAACTACGCCGGGGTGTGTGTGCGGCGCCTGGTCGTCGAGCGTCAGGACATCCCGCCTTTCGGGGTGTGCACGGTGATGCTGCGGCAGATCCCGGTGCTGTCCGTGACGTCGGTCGTGCCGATCCGCTCCGGCGGCACCACGTACGACGTCGACGACCTCGATGTCGACCAGCCCACCGGTGTCATCGAGCGCCTCGACGGCGGCCGCATCTTCGGCCCCTTGCGCATCACCTACACCGCCGGCAGGACCATCGTCCCCTCCGCGCACCGCGACGCGACGAAGGTCATCGTTCAGCACCTGTGGCGCACCAAGTACGGGGCGTCGCGCGCCGCGTCCGGGCTCGGCGGCGGTGAGGACTTCTCCGTCACCGAGCAGGTCCCCGGCTTCGGATACGCCGTGCCCAACCGGGCGCTGCAGCTCCTGGAGCCGTACAAGCTCCCACCAGGGATGGCGTGATGGCGACCTCCGCAGTACCCGCGGCGATCGACGCGCTGCTGTCCATCCTCACCGAGGCATCGAAGCGGGCCGGCTCGGCGCTGGCCAATACGCAGATCTTCGACGGTCCGGCGCTGACCAACCTCGAGTTCGGGCGGCGGCTGTTCGTCGGCTGGCAGCCCGAGGCCGACAACGCCGCCGCCCTGACACAGGACTTCGCGTACGCCGGCGCCCGCCGACGCGACGAGGAATTCCAGATCTCCTGCTACGCCGAGGTCGAGTCCGGTGACACCGACATGCAGCCGCTACGCACCGCCGCCTTCGCCCTGGTCGCCGTCGTCGAAACTGAGCTCCGGGCCAGCGACGACGCCCCGACCGCGCCCACGCTGAACGGCACGGTGCTGTGGGCGCATTTGACCACTGGCAACCTGCAGCAGGGCCAGACCCTCGCGGGCGCCGCCGCCGGTGTGGCGTTCACGATCAGCTGCCGCTCGCGCCTGTAACCCATCCCTTGAAGAGCCCGCCGGTGCGCGGGCTGTTCGCCATGCCCAGAAGGAGAGAAGCCCATGGCGAAGGTCCGTTTCCTCGGCACCGAACCGCACAGGGTGCCGGAGCTCGGCGACCACTTCATCGAGCCGGACGAGGTCGTCGAGGTACCTGACGACCGGTTCGAGGCCTACGTGTGCCAGACCGAGAACTGGGAGCCCGTCGAGGAACCCAAGACGGCGGCGCCCGCCAAGAAGACCACGGCGGCCAAGACGGCCACTACCCCGAAGGGTGACGACTGATGGGCATCGGATCGGGTCTCGGCGCACAGATCGGCATCGTCGCCGAATCGAGTTACGGAACGTACGCGGCGCCGACGAAGTTCGTGGAGTTCACCAAGGAGGGCCTGGTCTTCCGGAAGGTGACCGCGCAGTCCGCGGGCATCGCGGCGGGCCGCCTGGTCGACCTGTCCACCCGCCGTGTGATGACCACGGCAGACGCGGGCGGCCCCCTGGAGATGGAGGTCACGAACAAGGCGATGGGCCTGTTCCTCCAGTGCTTGATGGGGACCACGGTCACGCCGGTGCAGCAGGCCGCGACGATCGCGTACCTGCAGACGCACATCCTGGTTGACAGCTTCGGCAAGAGCCTGACGATCCAGAAGGGCGTCCCGCTGACCACGGGGACCGTGACCGACAAGACGTTTGTCGGCTGCAAGATCATCAGCGCGGAGTTCTCGTGCGAGGTCGGCGGCATGCTGACCGTGTCGTTCGAGATCGACGCCAAGGACTGCGACGAGACCCAGACGCTGGCCGTCGCGTCCTACCCGGCGATGTCCCCGTTCCACTTCGGGCAGATGACGCTCAAGCTCGGCACGCTCGCCTCGGAGACCAGCCAGGACGGCATCCGCAAGGTCAGCATCAAGATCGAGCGGCCGATGGCGACCGACCGCTA is part of the Streptomyces sp. NBC_01262 genome and harbors:
- a CDS encoding HK97 family phage prohead protease; this encodes MRTLTRTTTEERRRLPLSTAEVVVRAADSGAGDAVGERFTGYAAVFNSRTAIGNPLRWGFYEEVAPGAFTKTLAEGDARMLIDHDSYYVVSRVSAGSLGLAEDATGLAVDSALDTELSYVGDLKANVRNGNITGMSFGFYVIKDDWTIETVETSDGQSAEVEVRRILEVRLIEVSAVTFPAYVDTEAELASVASALVQRGDRSAIERRAAFRPELRDLLQLVGVDTTDRAAGPGTEVPNSEIDREPGESTRESSTEDIKTTEPAVSTRLSRASVDLAMSGLAARYGLTK
- a CDS encoding phage major capsid protein, translating into MPTPQLTRLVDEQNTTWQRMLAIRSAAEAESRDLTAEERTNWDAAETRLTEVSGDIDRLNRMAGLENIDRSQIITAGGRENEDRGTDEEADRRYREAFARYMRRGMDGLLPEQRQLLMEHEVDVRAQGTGVDTSGGFLVPDEFRNELTETMKAFGGLLGLANVITTSTGADLPWPTNDDTGNEGEILGENQPASELDLTLGQRKLKAYTFSSKQTRVALALLQDSAFNLDQWLPKKQGERIGRRAARAFITGTGTDQPEGITTNATVGKTGLAGQVTSVIYDDLVDLEHSVDSAYRATSAYLMNDSMLKVIRKLKDTQGRPLWVPIPAPGFPATINGFTYHLDNSMPTPAASAKSIAFGDFKAGYIIRQVLDVQMLRLVERYAEYLQVGFLSFARLDGMIDDSAAIRLYQHPAS
- a CDS encoding head-tail connector protein, which produces MSFDLGENVRLEAECRAPGGTLTTATTAVLTITRPDGTTATPTVPDPGETGKYRVDYVPVQAGRHSVRWLFTSPASAYTDSFDVREAVPPMLVSLADMKAHMRITSTSTDGELRGWIESATEGVENYAGVCVRRLVVERQDIPPFGVCTVMLRQIPVLSVTSVVPIRSGGTTYDVDDLDVDQPTGVIERLDGGRIFGPLRITYTAGRTIVPSAHRDATKVIVQHLWRTKYGASRAASGLGGGEDFSVTEQVPGFGYAVPNRALQLLEPYKLPPGMA
- a CDS encoding phage tail tube protein, which codes for MGIGSGLGAQIGIVAESSYGTYAAPTKFVEFTKEGLVFRKVTAQSAGIAAGRLVDLSTRRVMTTADAGGPLEMEVTNKAMGLFLQCLMGTTVTPVQQAATIAYLQTHILVDSFGKSLTIQKGVPLTTGTVTDKTFVGCKIISAEFSCEVGGMLTVSFEIDAKDCDETQTLAVASYPAMSPFHFGQMTLKLGTLASETSQDGIRKVSIKIERPMATDRYYAGAAGRKKEPIANDKVKITGSLEMDYVDTVVDDWHTADTGKSLIWEFIGPNIASTYFETFRVSLPVIKFDDAPPVVEGPDVIKPTFNFTGLYDGTNANKIEYMSTDVTL